One part of the Aurantibacillus circumpalustris genome encodes these proteins:
- a CDS encoding LytR/AlgR family response regulator transcription factor: MNKLRAILVDDEESARDVLQNLLLRFCPEVELVAKCENVMVAVEAIKKENPDLVFLDIEMPNHAGYELVKFFDEINFKIIFVTAYDQYAVRAFEIAAIDYLLKPIDIPRLQNAVSRVVENKNLEHQSDQLSLLSNSLENKQLKNIIISDKGQQNLILIEHIVAIEAQESYCIVHTTERKYTVSKNLKHFEIILESLTLFLRVHKSWIVNKSFIKNYSKSDLTIQLSNGLTAKLSKYKKAEFESAIL, from the coding sequence GTGAATAAACTAAGGGCAATACTGGTTGATGATGAAGAAAGTGCCAGAGACGTGCTTCAAAACTTGTTACTTCGTTTTTGCCCTGAAGTAGAACTCGTTGCTAAATGCGAAAACGTAATGGTTGCAGTTGAAGCAATTAAAAAAGAAAATCCTGATTTGGTTTTTTTGGATATTGAAATGCCCAATCATGCTGGATATGAACTTGTAAAATTTTTTGATGAAATTAATTTTAAAATAATTTTTGTTACCGCCTATGATCAATATGCAGTGCGTGCTTTTGAAATTGCTGCAATTGATTACCTTCTAAAACCGATTGATATTCCACGTCTCCAAAACGCCGTGAGCAGAGTAGTAGAAAATAAAAATCTCGAACATCAATCTGACCAACTTTCTTTATTAAGTAATTCACTCGAAAACAAGCAACTTAAAAATATTATCATTAGCGATAAAGGGCAGCAAAATCTTATTTTGATCGAACATATCGTTGCTATAGAAGCCCAGGAATCGTATTGTATTGTTCATACAACTGAGAGAAAATATACTGTTAGTAAAAATCTTAAGCATTTCGAAATTATTCTTGAATCACTTACATTATTCTTACGCGTACATAAATCTTGGATAGTTAATAAATCATTTATTAAAAACTATTCGAAATCAGACCTAACAATACAACTTAGCAACGGCCTTACAGCCAAGCTTTCCAAATATAAAAAAGCTGAATTCGAAAGTGCAATTCTGTAA
- a CDS encoding sensor histidine kinase: MTKTQNPIFHIIKSSFSLFQKRLAFVLLLFGNLAFSQQPAYFILGADQFKGVQIYDVIQDKDLNYWFATNEGLFYFDYLHYEKVECDESKNNSLFGFKIDKEGNIYCHNLNHQIFQIVRKKCSLFYELKTDEAHNDIVLAIANDDNVIVGGRKIIVLNKNKSVVQRYELKKSSVGVSFLRKDKKTQFHISGTDSVLLYSYGVFTKHRLHFDSKTHQAVSNNYIFFNLKNNSFALDLGSKNIFKFDQFDFSLSLLPKDKTFERSPSVRLNSTGDEAWVGGTLPGLNLLTEKSSSQVYYQDYFISDILKNEEGNFLLSTFYNGVLVIPDLKISDVVRSFRDDPIATLYSDNDLGLLLGSSTGNLNSMSSEGSLKNLSKTGKRPINVLQGDPRSDLVLFDDGFIKAYDKNTGKIFPILQSSLKDAVFTSKTTFYLGTNNGIHKFKWLGANNFLKEQLNGFENRVYSLEYDPNEKLIYTTTANGMFVIDSLGEKYSIQYLGKDIFPNTLHYFNGKIYAADKKNGILVIEKVKIVSAIAPIVNRKKVTITKMLIFKNTILAKTTDGLFQFDLNGKLIKSIHSLFGISAKRILDFTIHQNYLWVSHSEGVQKVDLSYDPSKSKFPDVRIDRLLINDEEKSLNQVANFESNKRKIQFVLSLPTLQNHETIHYHYKLEGYETEWNITNYDLNKVTYNALAPGKYSFLVKAENQGKFSKTISYSFNIAQPYYLKWWFIGSIISLFLVFVFMIYRWQLNIQQRKSKQLNEINVSKLTAIQSQMNPHFIFNALNSIQDLVLKGDIENSYSYITTFSNLVRRTLNYSERDFIDFDQEIKLLELYLSLEKLRFKKDFNFEIIVKNVDEIMLPPLLVQPFIENSLVHGLLHKHGEKSLKITFELKDILICIVEDNGIGREKSKIIKQRQRPEHESFSGKAIHNRFNILSKVYAGEYGYTYEDLYQNNEPSGTRVTLHIPVTRKF, encoded by the coding sequence TTGACTAAAACCCAAAATCCTATATTTCATATTATTAAATCATCCTTTTCTTTATTCCAAAAAAGGCTGGCATTTGTACTTTTACTTTTTGGAAACTTAGCGTTTTCTCAACAACCTGCCTATTTTATCCTTGGTGCCGATCAATTTAAGGGCGTTCAAATTTATGATGTTATTCAGGATAAGGATCTCAACTACTGGTTTGCAACAAATGAAGGATTGTTTTATTTTGATTATCTACATTATGAAAAAGTAGAGTGCGATGAATCGAAAAATAATTCTTTATTTGGATTTAAGATAGATAAAGAAGGTAATATTTATTGCCATAATTTAAATCACCAGATTTTTCAAATTGTTCGAAAAAAATGTTCTCTATTTTATGAACTAAAAACAGATGAAGCTCATAATGATATTGTGTTAGCAATCGCCAATGATGACAACGTAATTGTAGGTGGAAGAAAAATAATTGTTCTTAATAAAAATAAGAGCGTGGTACAGCGGTACGAACTCAAGAAAAGCAGTGTTGGTGTATCTTTCTTAAGAAAAGACAAAAAGACGCAATTTCACATTTCGGGTACCGATAGTGTTTTATTATACTCTTATGGGGTCTTTACAAAACATCGACTTCACTTTGATTCAAAGACCCACCAAGCTGTTAGCAATAATTATATTTTCTTTAATTTAAAAAACAATTCGTTCGCCCTCGATCTTGGATCTAAAAATATATTTAAATTCGATCAGTTCGATTTTTCCCTCAGCCTTTTACCTAAGGATAAAACTTTTGAACGCAGTCCTTCGGTAAGACTCAATAGCACAGGAGACGAAGCTTGGGTGGGTGGTACTTTGCCAGGACTTAACCTCTTAACCGAAAAGAGCTCTAGCCAAGTTTACTATCAGGATTATTTTATTTCAGATATTTTAAAAAATGAAGAAGGTAATTTTTTACTCAGTACTTTTTATAATGGTGTACTTGTAATTCCAGATTTAAAAATTTCTGACGTTGTTCGATCGTTTCGGGACGATCCTATTGCTACCCTTTATTCTGACAACGATCTGGGACTTTTACTTGGATCATCAACAGGTAATTTAAATTCTATGAGTTCAGAAGGCTCGCTTAAAAACTTGAGCAAAACTGGCAAGAGACCAATTAATGTTCTGCAAGGTGATCCCCGATCAGACTTAGTTTTATTTGACGATGGTTTTATTAAAGCGTACGATAAAAATACCGGAAAAATTTTCCCAATTCTTCAATCCTCTTTAAAAGACGCTGTATTCACATCGAAAACAACATTTTATTTAGGAACAAATAATGGGATTCATAAATTCAAATGGTTAGGAGCTAACAATTTTTTAAAAGAACAATTGAACGGTTTTGAGAACAGAGTATATTCTTTAGAATATGATCCCAATGAGAAATTAATTTATACCACGACTGCAAACGGCATGTTTGTTATAGATTCTTTAGGTGAAAAATACTCAATCCAATATTTAGGTAAAGATATTTTCCCTAACACCTTGCATTATTTTAATGGGAAAATTTATGCGGCCGATAAAAAAAATGGAATTCTTGTGATTGAGAAAGTAAAAATAGTATCGGCAATCGCACCAATAGTAAATCGCAAAAAGGTAACAATTACTAAAATGCTGATTTTCAAAAACACCATACTAGCAAAAACGACAGATGGACTCTTTCAATTTGATTTAAATGGGAAACTAATCAAATCAATCCATTCACTTTTCGGAATCAGTGCTAAACGTATCTTAGATTTTACGATTCATCAAAATTATCTTTGGGTAAGTCATAGCGAAGGTGTTCAAAAAGTTGATTTAAGTTATGATCCCTCAAAAAGCAAATTTCCCGATGTTCGCATAGATAGATTGCTAATAAACGATGAAGAAAAATCGCTTAATCAAGTCGCGAATTTTGAAAGTAACAAACGAAAAATACAATTTGTATTGTCGCTACCTACTCTGCAAAATCACGAAACAATTCACTACCATTACAAACTTGAAGGTTATGAAACCGAATGGAACATAACTAACTATGATTTAAACAAAGTTACCTATAACGCGCTCGCGCCAGGCAAATATTCTTTTTTGGTAAAGGCCGAAAATCAAGGGAAATTTAGTAAGACAATTTCTTACTCTTTTAATATTGCGCAACCCTACTATTTAAAATGGTGGTTTATTGGCTCTATAATTTCTCTGTTTTTGGTTTTTGTTTTTATGATTTACAGGTGGCAACTGAATATTCAACAAAGAAAATCAAAACAACTCAACGAAATTAATGTTTCAAAACTTACTGCGATTCAATCTCAAATGAATCCGCATTTTATTTTTAACGCGTTAAATTCAATACAGGATTTAGTACTAAAAGGTGATATTGAAAATTCATACTCTTACATAACCACCTTCTCAAATCTTGTTCGACGTACCTTAAACTATTCAGAAAGAGATTTTATAGATTTTGATCAGGAAATAAAACTTCTTGAACTCTATTTATCTTTGGAAAAATTGCGATTTAAAAAAGATTTTAATTTTGAAATTATTGTGAAAAACGTAGATGAAATTATGTTACCACCACTATTAGTACAACCGTTTATTGAAAACTCTTTGGTTCATGGTTTGTTACATAAACATGGAGAAAAAAGCTTAAAAATAACCTTTGAACTTAAGGACATACTGATTTGTATTGTTGAAGACAATGGTATAGGACGTGAGAAATCGAAAATAATTAAACAAAGACAAAGGCCAGAACATGAATCGTTTTCAGGAAAAGCAATTCATAACCGCTTTAACATTCTTAGCAAAGTTTATGCAGGTGAATACGGTTACACCTATGAAGATTTATATCAAAATAATGAACCTTCGGGCACAAGAGTAACTTTACATATTCCAGTGACGCGTAAATTTTAA
- the accC gene encoding acetyl-CoA carboxylase biotin carboxylase subunit, with product MFKKILIANRGEIALRVIRTCREMGIKTVAVYSTADKDSLHVKFADEAVCIGPPPSKESYLNMASIIAAAEITNADAIHPGYGFLSENAKFSEICRQNKIKFIGASPEMINKMGDKSNAKATMIEAGVPCVPGSEGLLDSAEQGMELAKGIGYPVIIKATAGGGGKGMRIVWNDEEFQPAWDSATHEAFAAFGNGAMYMEKYIEEPRHIEIQIVGDQYGKACHLSERDCSIQRRHQKLVEETPSPFMTPELREAMGNAAVKAALSIAYEGVGTVEFLVDKHRNFYFMEMNTRIQVEHPITEEVINYDLIREQILVAAGVPISGKNYYPQLHAIECRINAENPFMNFVPSPGLITTLHTPGGHGIRVDSHVYSGYRIPPNYDSMVGKLITVAQTREEAIAKMHRALSEYVIEGVKTTIPFHIKLMQNEDFKAGNYTTKFMETWDFKNA from the coding sequence GTGTTCAAAAAAATATTAATAGCCAATAGAGGGGAAATTGCACTGCGCGTTATACGCACCTGTCGTGAAATGGGAATTAAAACGGTTGCTGTTTATTCAACAGCCGACAAAGATTCTTTGCATGTTAAGTTTGCTGACGAAGCTGTGTGTATTGGACCTCCTCCAAGTAAAGAAAGTTATCTGAATATGGCCAGCATTATTGCTGCTGCAGAAATAACCAATGCTGATGCCATTCATCCTGGTTATGGTTTCTTAAGTGAAAACGCTAAGTTCTCAGAAATCTGTCGTCAGAATAAAATAAAATTTATAGGTGCCTCTCCCGAAATGATTAACAAGATGGGAGATAAAAGTAATGCCAAGGCTACCATGATAGAAGCTGGAGTGCCATGTGTACCAGGATCTGAAGGATTACTTGATAGTGCTGAACAGGGAATGGAACTTGCCAAAGGAATTGGTTACCCAGTAATTATTAAAGCTACTGCCGGTGGTGGTGGTAAGGGAATGCGTATTGTTTGGAATGATGAAGAATTTCAACCAGCTTGGGATAGTGCAACGCATGAAGCTTTTGCTGCCTTTGGCAATGGTGCTATGTACATGGAAAAGTACATTGAAGAACCACGTCACATCGAAATTCAAATTGTAGGCGACCAATACGGCAAAGCCTGTCATTTAAGTGAACGTGATTGCAGCATTCAACGTCGTCATCAGAAACTTGTAGAAGAGACACCTTCACCATTTATGACCCCTGAATTGCGTGAAGCCATGGGCAACGCTGCTGTTAAAGCTGCTTTATCCATTGCCTACGAAGGTGTGGGGACAGTAGAGTTTTTGGTTGACAAACACCGCAACTTCTATTTTATGGAAATGAATACGCGTATTCAAGTAGAACATCCTATCACTGAGGAGGTAATTAATTATGATCTTATTCGTGAGCAGATTTTAGTTGCCGCCGGTGTTCCTATCTCTGGCAAAAATTATTACCCGCAATTACATGCTATTGAATGTCGCATAAATGCAGAAAATCCTTTTATGAATTTTGTGCCTTCACCAGGATTAATTACAACCTTGCATACACCGGGAGGACACGGAATTCGTGTAGACTCACATGTATACAGCGGATATAGAATTCCGCCAAATTACGATAGTATGGTAGGCAAATTAATTACTGTTGCACAAACACGCGAAGAAGCCATTGCTAAAATGCACCGTGCTTTGAGTGAATATGTAATTGAAGGTGTAAAAACTACCATTCCGTTCCATATTAAATTAATGCAAAACGAAGATTTTAAAGCCGGTAACTATACTACTAAGTTTATGGAAACCTGGGATTTTAAAAATGCGTAA
- the accB gene encoding acetyl-CoA carboxylase biotin carboxyl carrier protein: protein MKLTEIQDLIKFVSKSGVSEVELETKEIKIVIRTPKSGQPVLMQQAPVMAAPMAVAPVAQAVTAPANAGGEAKSNGSANSDEAKYVTIKSPMIGTFYRSAGPDKAAFVGVGDEITAGKPVCIIEAMKLFNEIESDIKGKIVKVLVDDATPVEYDQPLFLVDPS from the coding sequence ATGAAATTAACAGAAATTCAGGATCTAATAAAATTTGTTTCAAAGAGTGGTGTTAGCGAAGTTGAATTAGAAACAAAAGAAATTAAGATAGTTATTCGCACGCCAAAAAGTGGTCAACCTGTGCTTATGCAACAGGCGCCAGTAATGGCCGCACCTATGGCAGTTGCTCCTGTAGCACAAGCTGTTACTGCACCCGCTAATGCTGGTGGAGAAGCAAAATCCAATGGAAGTGCTAATTCCGATGAAGCTAAGTACGTTACAATAAAATCGCCAATGATTGGTACTTTTTACCGTTCAGCAGGGCCAGACAAAGCAGCCTTTGTAGGTGTTGGAGATGAGATTACAGCTGGCAAACCGGTTTGTATTATCGAAGCAATGAAATTATTTAATGAAATTGAAAGTGATATTAAGGGGAAAATAGTAAAAGTACTTGTGGATGATGCTACGCCAGTAGAATACGATCAACCTTTATTTTTAGTAGATCCTTCTTAG
- a CDS encoding outer membrane beta-barrel protein — protein MMKNFLLVLTVCLLMPSSLLSQDAAPVKSDFDKKFRFGLRVVLQPTWFKSTEKSNVPSGAKFGYGFGLNIERRFSETAGLLTGIGADFEGGKYTFRNDPSINYESMYWMDENNDLVTATSENRTKALNTGFVLKERSVKTTYITIPIILKLSTKEINGIKYSGMFGGELGIRINAIAEDSYLQTRKYNDTGYTVVPGVESLSGIKVNKEFSPIPLRFAFNGGLGAEYRLSGSTGVFININYVITLTNQMRSESEYTVYKTESGANNSTPIKQNLKMSAIRISIGVMF, from the coding sequence ATGATGAAAAATTTTCTACTAGTGCTAACAGTATGTTTACTTATGCCGTCATCGTTATTGTCACAAGATGCTGCGCCTGTAAAATCTGATTTTGATAAAAAATTTCGTTTTGGATTAAGGGTTGTTTTGCAACCAACATGGTTTAAGAGTACTGAGAAAAGCAATGTACCAAGTGGTGCAAAATTTGGCTATGGTTTTGGTCTTAATATTGAGAGAAGATTTTCTGAAACAGCAGGTTTGCTAACTGGAATTGGTGCCGATTTTGAAGGAGGAAAATATACTTTTAGAAACGATCCTTCTATAAATTATGAATCTATGTATTGGATGGATGAGAATAATGACCTTGTTACAGCTACTTCGGAAAATAGGACAAAAGCCTTAAATACTGGGTTTGTTCTAAAAGAAAGATCTGTTAAAACGACTTATATCACCATACCAATCATTCTTAAACTATCAACAAAGGAGATCAATGGAATTAAGTATTCAGGAATGTTTGGAGGTGAATTAGGCATAAGGATCAATGCCATTGCAGAAGACTCCTACCTTCAAACCCGTAAATATAATGACACAGGTTACACAGTTGTGCCAGGCGTTGAATCTCTAAGTGGTATTAAAGTAAATAAAGAATTTTCCCCGATACCTTTAAGGTTTGCTTTTAATGGTGGATTAGGTGCTGAATATAGACTATCTGGATCAACTGGCGTTTTCATAAATATTAATTATGTAATTACACTTACTAATCAAATGAGAAGTGAATCTGAGTACACCGTTTATAAAACAGAGTCGGGAGCTAATAATTCTACTCCTATTAAACAAAATTTAAAAATGAGCGCTATTCGAATAAGTATTGGCGTAATGTTCTAA